A genomic region of Streptomyces rimosus contains the following coding sequences:
- a CDS encoding serine hydrolase domain-containing protein: MDARRLGEMLGELAHRHRISAVQCALRGPGGTSVARAGEFFAGEGSTAESVTLPFASVTKLFTATVAMQLVTDGDLDLDEPVRDRLSSWADAASGVTLRHLLSHCSGLVCDAPGEPGSAARAATATAAAGLLFPPGSAFSYSNAGFTVVGRLIETATGMSWRQAVTDFLLGPLDIAPAFLGGAVRGGHVVTRNGTVPIAPAVPRAAEPAAALAGRVEDLAAFGGLFLDDRDGASRALLDDEAVAAMRQPPFDAAPFGLADAWGLGWALYGAGPGRWLGLDAAGAGTACHVRVHPASGTVLAFQADSAAGAAAWGDLVTLLRGEGPAVGMPPAGAAAPSTATGGDRALPDCTGRWVNGETVYRISRTASGTAVLEDDDGTEYHLSGHGVRVFSARPAEKPDTEHLGRFLTDPESGRATLMQFAGRLMRRAA, encoded by the coding sequence GTGGATGCACGACGGCTGGGCGAAATGCTCGGTGAACTGGCGCACCGCCATCGGATATCCGCGGTGCAGTGCGCATTACGGGGACCTGGTGGTACTTCCGTGGCGCGGGCCGGTGAATTCTTCGCGGGCGAAGGCAGTACGGCGGAATCCGTAACGCTGCCCTTCGCCTCGGTCACCAAGCTGTTCACCGCCACCGTCGCCATGCAGCTGGTGACCGACGGCGACCTCGATCTCGACGAGCCGGTGCGCGACCGCCTGTCTTCCTGGGCCGACGCGGCCTCCGGCGTGACGTTGCGGCATCTGCTGAGCCACTGCTCCGGGCTGGTCTGCGACGCGCCGGGCGAGCCCGGTTCGGCCGCGCGGGCCGCGACGGCCACCGCCGCCGCCGGGCTGCTCTTCCCGCCCGGCAGCGCCTTCTCTTACTCCAACGCCGGGTTCACCGTGGTGGGCCGCCTGATCGAGACGGCGACCGGGATGTCCTGGCGGCAGGCCGTGACCGACTTCCTGCTGGGGCCGCTGGACATCGCGCCCGCGTTCCTCGGCGGCGCCGTCCGCGGCGGCCACGTCGTCACGCGGAACGGGACGGTGCCGATCGCGCCGGCCGTGCCCCGGGCGGCGGAGCCCGCCGCCGCGCTGGCCGGCCGGGTCGAGGACCTGGCCGCCTTCGGCGGTCTTTTCCTGGACGACCGCGACGGCGCCTCGCGCGCCCTGCTGGACGACGAGGCCGTGGCCGCCATGCGGCAGCCGCCGTTCGACGCCGCGCCGTTCGGACTGGCCGACGCCTGGGGCCTGGGCTGGGCCCTGTACGGGGCGGGGCCCGGCCGGTGGCTGGGGCTGGACGCGGCCGGTGCGGGCACCGCCTGTCACGTACGGGTGCATCCGGCGAGCGGCACCGTGCTTGCCTTCCAGGCCGATTCCGCCGCCGGTGCCGCGGCGTGGGGCGACCTGGTGACGCTGCTGCGCGGCGAGGGGCCGGCGGTCGGCATGCCGCCGGCCGGGGCGGCGGCCCCGAGCACGGCGACCGGCGGCGACCGTGCGCTGCCCGACTGCACCGGCCGGTGGGTCAACGGCGAAACGGTCTACCGGATTTCCCGTACCGCTTCCGGCACCGCGGTGCTGGAGGACGACGACGGAACCGAGTACCACCTCTCCGGTCACGGCGTCCGGGTGTTCTCCGCCCGGCCCGCCGAAAAGCCGGACACGGAACACCTGGGGCGTTTTCTTACCGACCCGGAATCCGGGCGGGCCACCCTCATGCAATTCGCCGGCCGCTTGATGCGACGCGCCGCCTGA
- a CDS encoding ABC transporter permease yields MFALVLKTVKERKSGFVGAFVALLGASMLITAFGIILQSGIDSGVPAQRYSDAAVVVAGKQEFSVTEGKSTKTKALDDAVGVPRSLVAKVAAVPGVRQAVADLRFPTQLVDRDGGVLKGEDGEGALGTSWPGSVLGPFHLVGGRGAERPGEVVLEKSLAERAGVKAGGTVRLATTQAAAHYTVAGVVEYRGPGDGLRTPPVFFSEAQARQLYGRDDQVSAIGVLAKDGTDPEELAERIEGKLGGTPADLYTGDALSSVENPDVASARGSLKELAGSLGGTVILITLMVVSSTLALGVHQRRRELALLRAVGATPKQIHKMIAGEALVISLLASVIGCLPGALAAGVLRGALSVIGVVPDDFAFSYGPVPMIAAVAIGVATAQIAGFAVARKVVAIRPVEALSQSRTEEPTLGRARVTFGVILLVLGLAASMLPLFFGSIFAVAGAGSGGLIMVIAILMLAPPVVGRATRLLARPFQRRFGTLGYLAVANTRANARRLAAGIGPLILAIGFASVQLFIPTTTNEAAKDQAAAGVVADYTLGSDLGGVPVTAAGDIARLPGVSAAAGVVRTKLFASRKLLDSPEVFDYEAQGVTPGKLDQLFDLKVDKGDLNGLGASPDTVALSSGAASTLGAGVGDRVRLHLPDGAQQESKVVAVYRRGLGFGDVTLPHDTVIKHSSKRLDDSVLARLAPDADRDKVADGLSKLAARYPGLKVADDEGVAQEKSAMAGLVGSALPLVLVFGYIAVAVANTLVMTTLSRIREFALLRLVGATPDQVMRMMRTETLMVILIAVVVGTVVPLLPLITVSVGLTSSPVPYIPPLLYLGIVAATAALAAAAVLLPTKLALRSRPADAIGMRE; encoded by the coding sequence GTGTTCGCCCTCGTGCTGAAGACGGTCAAGGAGCGCAAGAGCGGCTTCGTGGGCGCGTTCGTCGCGCTCCTCGGGGCGTCCATGCTGATCACCGCCTTCGGCATCATCCTCCAGTCGGGCATCGACTCCGGTGTCCCGGCGCAGCGCTACAGCGACGCCGCGGTGGTGGTGGCGGGCAAGCAGGAGTTCTCGGTCACCGAGGGCAAGAGCACCAAGACGAAGGCGCTGGACGACGCCGTCGGGGTGCCGCGCTCGCTGGTGGCCAAGGTCGCGGCGGTGCCGGGGGTCCGGCAGGCCGTGGCCGATCTGCGCTTTCCCACCCAGCTGGTGGACAGGGACGGCGGTGTGCTCAAGGGCGAGGACGGCGAGGGGGCGCTGGGCACATCCTGGCCCGGCTCCGTCCTCGGTCCGTTCCACCTGGTGGGCGGGCGGGGCGCGGAGCGGCCCGGCGAAGTGGTGCTGGAGAAGTCGCTCGCCGAGCGGGCCGGGGTCAAGGCCGGCGGCACCGTACGGCTGGCGACCACGCAGGCCGCCGCGCACTACACGGTGGCCGGTGTGGTGGAGTACCGCGGCCCCGGTGACGGCCTGCGCACCCCGCCGGTGTTCTTCTCCGAGGCGCAGGCACGGCAGTTGTACGGCCGGGACGACCAGGTCTCGGCGATCGGCGTGCTCGCCAAGGACGGCACCGATCCGGAGGAGCTGGCGGAGCGGATCGAGGGCAAGCTCGGCGGCACCCCGGCGGACCTCTACACCGGGGACGCGCTGAGCAGCGTGGAGAACCCGGACGTGGCCTCGGCGCGGGGCAGTCTGAAGGAGCTGGCCGGTTCGCTGGGCGGCACGGTCATCCTGATCACCCTGATGGTGGTGAGCAGTACGCTCGCGCTCGGCGTCCACCAGCGGCGGCGCGAACTGGCGCTGCTGCGCGCGGTGGGGGCGACGCCCAAGCAGATCCACAAGATGATCGCCGGTGAGGCGCTGGTGATCTCCCTGCTGGCGTCGGTCATCGGCTGTCTGCCGGGGGCACTGGCGGCCGGGGTGCTGCGCGGGGCGCTGTCGGTGATCGGCGTGGTGCCGGACGACTTCGCGTTCTCCTACGGGCCGGTGCCGATGATCGCGGCGGTGGCCATCGGGGTGGCGACCGCGCAGATCGCGGGGTTCGCGGTGGCCCGCAAGGTGGTGGCCATCCGCCCGGTGGAGGCGCTGAGCCAGTCCCGTACGGAGGAGCCGACGCTCGGCAGGGCGCGGGTCACCTTCGGTGTCATCCTGCTCGTGCTGGGGCTCGCGGCCTCGATGCTCCCGCTGTTCTTCGGCAGCATCTTCGCCGTGGCGGGGGCGGGCAGCGGCGGCCTCATCATGGTCATCGCGATCCTGATGCTGGCGCCGCCGGTGGTCGGACGGGCGACCCGGCTGCTGGCCCGGCCCTTCCAACGGCGGTTCGGCACGCTGGGCTATCTGGCGGTGGCCAACACCCGTGCCAACGCCCGGCGGCTGGCGGCCGGCATCGGCCCGCTGATCCTGGCGATCGGCTTCGCCTCCGTCCAGCTGTTCATCCCCACCACGACCAACGAGGCCGCCAAGGACCAGGCCGCGGCGGGCGTGGTGGCCGACTACACGCTCGGCAGCGATCTCGGCGGGGTGCCCGTGACCGCCGCCGGGGACATCGCGCGGCTGCCCGGAGTCTCGGCGGCGGCCGGGGTGGTGCGCACCAAGCTGTTCGCGTCCCGGAAGCTGCTGGACTCACCCGAAGTCTTCGACTACGAGGCGCAGGGCGTGACGCCCGGGAAGCTGGACCAGCTCTTCGACCTGAAGGTGGACAAGGGCGACCTGAACGGCCTGGGCGCGTCGCCGGACACGGTCGCCCTGAGCAGCGGCGCTGCGAGCACCCTCGGGGCCGGTGTGGGCGACCGGGTGCGGCTGCACCTGCCGGACGGCGCGCAGCAGGAGTCCAAGGTCGTCGCCGTCTACCGGCGGGGGCTGGGCTTCGGGGACGTGACGCTGCCGCACGACACGGTGATCAAGCACAGTTCCAAGCGGCTGGACGACTCGGTCCTGGCACGGCTGGCACCGGACGCGGACCGGGACAAGGTCGCCGACGGGCTGTCCAAGCTGGCCGCGCGCTATCCGGGACTGAAGGTCGCCGACGACGAGGGCGTGGCGCAGGAGAAGAGCGCGATGGCGGGGCTGGTCGGCAGCGCGCTGCCGCTGGTACTGGTCTTCGGCTACATCGCGGTGGCGGTGGCCAACACCCTGGTGATGACGACGCTGAGCCGCATCAGGGAGTTCGCACTGCTGCGGCTGGTCGGCGCGACGCCGGACCAGGTGATGCGGATGATGCGCACGGAGACCCTGATGGTCATCCTGATCGCCGTAGTGGTCGGCACGGTCGTCCCGCTGCTGCCGCTGATAACGGTAAGCGTCGGCCTGACCTCCTCCCCCGTGCCCTACATCCCGCCGCTGCTGTACCTGGGCATCGTCGCAGCCACGGCGGCCCTGGCCGCAGCGGCAGTCCTGCTGCCGACCAAGCTCGCCCTGCGCTCGCGCCCCGCCGACGCCATCGGGATGCGCGAATAG